One Paraburkholderia phymatum STM815 genomic window, GATCCCGTGCTGCTGACCAACCTGCAGATGGAAGCGAAGATGCTCGTGAATTCGGGCCTCGCGGATCCGTCGCGTGCTGCCACAATCGGCTCGATCGCGCTGCCGCCGAGCGTGATGGCGCGTCGTCAGCTGCTGCTCGCGCCGCAGGCCGAGACGGTTCGTCCGATCCTGCGCTACCAGGGCAAGTTGAAGCCGCGTAGCAAATCGCAGTAACGCGCGAAGGCTAAGTCTGAATGTGTCGCGCGCTTCCCCAGCACGGGCGGGAGTGCGCGACTGTTCCTATATGTGCGCACTTCAGCGGGATCGAGAAAGTACTTCCGGTTGTCCGCGGGCCGCTCGATCATGAAGTCGATGAAAGTCCACACGCGGTCAGAAGGCCGCAACCGGGGACACGCTGAAGCCAATTGCCGAGAAGACCGCGTACGCGGCGGCGAAAACGGACATGTGGAAAACGCTGTCGCAATCCCTGGACTTTCCGTTTTGAAGAGCCGTGTGAGATAAAACAGCCCTCATGATCTAACGAATCAGAAAACAATAGCGCCGCTGCGAACGCAGCGGCGCTATTGTTGCGCTTCGGATTGACGGCGCAGTGCGCTGCCGTTTTCGAATGCCGCTTATTTCGGCGGCGGAAGCGACGGATCGAGCTTGGCCGAGTCGCGCACCAACTGCTCGGTCAGCGCGGCCGCAACAGGGTTCGTGCTTGCATTCGTGACGGGTTTTGTCGTGCTGCGTTGCTGTTGCTCCGTCGCGGCGCGTACCGCGGCCATATCCGGTGGCGGCAGCGAAGGATCGAGCTTCGCTGAATCGCGCACGAGCTGATCCGTTTGCGAGGCCCCGGCATGATACGAACCGCGATACGTGTTGTGCTGATCCATGTTCGCGCTGTTCAAGCTGGGAGGCGCTGCGGCGGCAGGCGGCGGCAACAGGGGATCGAGTTTGGACGATTGCCGCACGAGTTCTTCCGTTTCCGGCGTCGCGCCTTGATATGCCGAGCGGCGATCGAGGGTGTCGCGGCCTCGCTGCGCGCGCGGTGCGGGAACAACCTTCGGTGCTGCTGCGTTGGGTACGTTCATCGTAGCGACGGTCGCCGGCGGTGCAGGTTGCGGCGGCTCTACCGGTTGAGCCTGCTGCACAAACGCTGTGCGCGGGGCTGGCGCGGCAGCAGGCGCGGCCGGCGCTGGCGGAGCGGGCGTGACTGCCTGCGGGGCGACGGTCACATCCTTCGTGGATGCGCGCGGCGTCGACGAGCCGATGCTGCCTTCCGTCACATGGTTTTCGCTGACGCGCGATCCGGCGGCGGAAGGGCTCGCGCTCTCGTCCATGCCTGCTGTGGCTTCGGCCGTTGCGCGGCGGTCCGCCTGAAGCACCATGAGGTAGGTGGTCAATGCCGCGCCGAGCACGAGCCCGGCGAGAATCATCAATATCTTTCGGGTGGTCATCATACGTACTGACAGTCTTTCGAATGACGCGAGCCGACCCGTTCAAGCGACTGCTTCGCGTCTATATTCAGACAAATGCCAGCAAGTGGCGGGCCTGAAAGGTGGAAACAAACGGACGACACCCAGAGAATGGCGCATCCCCGCTGCGGGCGAGGTTGCCATGAACGTCACGCGTGCCATGTGAATGGAACGCGGCGTGTCGAAGCTTCTCTGATTATCGGACGCTTCGGTTTAGTTTGCGTGTCGGGAGCGCGCGTCAAAAATGGTGCGCCAATTTCACGACAAATTGTCCGATCAATCCCAGGGATTGGCTGCGGACAACCCGCTCGGACGGCGGATGCCATGGCGCAGAAACCAGTGCCGCATCGCACTGAGTTTGCGCGGCAATCCCGGAATCAGGTTGCCCTCGATGCGGGCTTTCGCACATGACGTCGCGTACTCGATCGCTTCTTCCTCGGAAGAAAAGTAACCGAGGATGCCAAAGGCTTTACGCCGTCCGCTCGGGCCCGTGACAAACACGCTGGCCGCGTATCCACGAGCACCGACGGACGCTAGTGGGATGATGACGTGGCGTCTGTAATGCACTGCGTGCCTGTCCATGATCATCCTCCAAGGGTTTTGCCCTGGTGACATGGTACACGCTGCGAAACTTCGCCTGCAATGCATTACGGCTGCGAAAAATAAATCATACCAGCCGATTCAAGGTTGACGCCTGGTGCACATCTGTGCCTGCACCGCGCACTCATTCGCCTGCAGAATGCCGCATTGCGCGGCACCGTGTGTCTGCACGACAGCGCTTCAGGCCTTGCGTTCCATCGGCTCGCCGAGCACGAATGCACCGCCCTGGAAGCGTTGTGCGGGGTCGTCGTATTCGGTCGTCGGCGCGGTGACGGGGAAGCGTTCGGCGAACTGCACCGAGCTGTCGCGCGGACGGAAGCCGAGAAAGCCCGCTTTCGTGTTGTCCCACCACTTGACGGGATTGTCCGACGCGCCGTACACGACAGCATGTCCGACGCGGTTTGTGAACAGCGAACAGCGTACCAGTTCGATGAAGTCGCGATAGCTCAGATACGTGACGAGCATGCGCGGATTCTTCGGCTCTTCGAACGACGAACCGATTCGCAGACACACCGTCTCGATGCCGAAGCGATCGAAATAATAGCGCGAGAGGGACTCGCCGAAACACTTCGTCACGCCGTACAGGCTATCGGGACGCTGCGGCGCGTCGACGTCGAGCACGTCGGTGACGGGATGAAAACCGATCGCGTGATTCGAGCTGGCGAACACGACGCGCTTCACGCCATGCTTGCGCGCGGCTTCGTAGATGTTGTACGTGCCGCGAATATTCGCTTCGAGCAGATCGTCGAATGGTGCGTCGATCGAAATGCCGCCCAGATGCACGATCGCGTCCACGCCTTCGACCATCTGCATCACGGCCTCGCGGTCCGCCAGATCGACCACGCTCGCTTCTTCATGCGCCGCCGCCGTGCTCACGGCGACGATGTCGCTGACGCGCACGATGTCGGCCCACGCGGCCAGCGCGTCGCGCAGCTGGCGACCCAGGTTGCCGCCCGCGCCCGTCAGCAGCAGGCGGCGAAACGGCTTGCGGGACACAGAGGATGTCTCGTTCATGAATGATGATCCTTCGATAAATTTAGGAAAACGTTTTCCGACTATAAAGGCGAGACGGGGAATGCGTCAATTGCTCCCATCCAGTTCAACTGGTAATGTGACCCGATACGGCCGTCACGCCTTCGCTTCATGCGGTTTCTGCGACAATCGCCCAACGCAAACGAAAACGTTACCCTCCGCATGAAAAAAGTTTCCCCGACGATTCGTGATGTGGCCGTCGCGGCGGGCGTCTCCGTCGCCACGGTGTCCAAATACATCAACGGCGCGCAGCGCTTTTCTCCCGCCGTCGAAGCACGGCTCAAGGAGTCGATCGAGCGGCTCGGCTATCGTTCGAACCCGCTTGCGCGCTCGATGATCACGGGCCGCACGCGCACCATCGGGCTGGCGATTCTCGACATCAGCAATCCTCACTTCACGAACGTCGTGAAGGGAGCGAACCGCGTTGCGCTCCAGCACGACTACACGCTGCTGCTCGTCGATACAGAAGAGAACCAGGCGCGCGAGCGTTCGCTGATCGAGGCGCTCGCGCAGCGCGTCGACGGCTTGATCATCAGCTCGCGCATGCCCGACGAAGAATCGCAGTGGATGCTCGAGCTCAACAAGCCGGTCGTGCTGTTGCGGCGCAGTCCGGGGTTGCCGATACCGAGCGTCGGTATCGACAACCGGCTTGCGACGTACATGCTTGCGCGTCATCTGCTGAATCTCGGGCATCGCCACATTGCCTATCTCGGCTTCGGTCAGGCTCGCATCAACGACGAGCGCATTCGCGGCGTGCGCGAGTGCCTCGACGAAGTGGGCCTGTCGCTCGACGTGCACGATGCCCACGCACCGACCGCGCAGGCGGGCGAGCAGGCCTGTTCGCGCGTGATGCTCGGGCCGCAG contains:
- a CDS encoding NAD-dependent epimerase/dehydratase family protein, translated to MNETSSVSRKPFRRLLLTGAGGNLGRQLRDALAAWADIVRVSDIVAVSTAAAHEEASVVDLADREAVMQMVEGVDAIVHLGGISIDAPFDDLLEANIRGTYNIYEAARKHGVKRVVFASSNHAIGFHPVTDVLDVDAPQRPDSLYGVTKCFGESLSRYYFDRFGIETVCLRIGSSFEEPKNPRMLVTYLSYRDFIELVRCSLFTNRVGHAVVYGASDNPVKWWDNTKAGFLGFRPRDSSVQFAERFPVTAPTTEYDDPAQRFQGGAFVLGEPMERKA
- a CDS encoding LacI family DNA-binding transcriptional regulator: MRFLRQSPNANENVTLRMKKVSPTIRDVAVAAGVSVATVSKYINGAQRFSPAVEARLKESIERLGYRSNPLARSMITGRTRTIGLAILDISNPHFTNVVKGANRVALQHDYTLLLVDTEENQARERSLIEALAQRVDGLIISSRMPDEESQWMLELNKPVVLLRRSPGLPIPSVGIDNRLATYMLARHLLNLGHRHIAYLGFGQARINDERIRGVRECLDEVGLSLDVHDAHAPTAQAGEQACSRVMLGPQRPQAVICYNDLIALGFMKEAASLGFKLPRDVSVTGVDNVPYGEYASPALTTVDIQSEKMGELAMQKLIDALAGHGEAEHSMFEPRLIVRESTAACS